One segment of Clostridium botulinum DNA contains the following:
- a CDS encoding sensor histidine kinase — protein MIGNRNLNDIIDINLLKSIQDRLAEITGLAYNIVDFKGNPINNYSNFCDFCSKVRDTREGMKICYDTNAHAGLEAAIRQTPYVFKCPAGLVDVAIPIIVNGNYLGAVFFGQVRTNKDKLDPIRKSNYYSKMCRNDKELLNDFNNTKFIDYSKIESIYSLVNIIVNLLVEKSELSSIEEELSFNNTKLIREKERIKELEEKLKFCELNSLETPISFEFMLNTLSTISSLALIEDAPKTQEMIYSLTKLFRYNFKNIGNLVSIGKAIENIKTYLNIQSTRFGERIRYKIEIDEKISHIKIPTMIFLPFIEYSILNGLCPKKDGGTIFIKGEYCENNATILIQDNGIGISEDELFSILNGKCKKGSLGAGIYNANNVLVKYYGKEYKVNIKSELNIGTNVNFKIPF, from the coding sequence ATGATTGGTAATAGAAATTTAAATGATATAATTGATATTAATTTATTAAAATCAATACAAGATAGATTAGCTGAAATTACTGGACTTGCGTATAATATAGTTGATTTTAAGGGTAATCCAATTAATAATTATTCAAACTTTTGTGATTTTTGTAGTAAAGTTAGAGATACTAGAGAAGGAATGAAAATATGTTATGATACAAATGCGCATGCAGGATTAGAAGCAGCTATAAGACAAACTCCATACGTTTTTAAATGCCCAGCTGGTTTAGTAGATGTTGCTATTCCTATTATTGTGAATGGTAATTATCTTGGCGCAGTTTTTTTTGGACAAGTTAGAACGAATAAGGATAAGCTTGATCCAATTAGAAAATCAAATTATTATTCTAAGATGTGTAGAAATGATAAAGAATTATTAAATGACTTCAATAATACAAAATTTATAGATTATTCTAAGATTGAATCGATATATTCCTTAGTTAATATAATTGTAAATTTATTGGTTGAAAAATCCGAACTTAGTTCAATTGAGGAAGAATTAAGTTTTAATAATACAAAGCTTATTAGAGAGAAAGAGAGAATAAAAGAATTAGAAGAAAAACTCAAGTTTTGTGAATTAAATTCGTTGGAAACACCTATAAGTTTTGAATTTATGCTTAATACATTAAGCACAATATCTAGTCTTGCATTAATAGAAGATGCTCCTAAAACTCAAGAAATGATATACTCTTTAACAAAACTATTTAGATATAACTTTAAAAATATTGGTAACTTAGTTTCTATTGGAAAAGCTATAGAAAATATAAAAACATACTTAAATATACAATCAACTAGATTTGGTGAGAGAATAAGATATAAAATTGAGATAGATGAAAAAATTAGTCATATTAAAATACCAACTATGATTTTTTTACCATTTATAGAATATTCAATATTAAATGGATTATGCCCTAAAAAAGATGGAGGAACTATTTTTATTAAAGGAGAATATTGTGAAAATAATGCTACTATTTTAATTCAAGACAATGGTATAGGAATTTCTGAAGATGAATTATTTTCAATATTAAATGGTAAATGCAAAAAAGGTTCTTTAGGGGCAGGTATATATAATGCTAATAATGTTCTTGTTAAATATTATGGAAAAGAATATAAAGTTAATATAAAAAGCGAACTAAATATAGGCACTAATGTGAATTTTAAAATACCATTCTAG
- a CDS encoding response regulator transcription factor codes for MCKILIASDDALELEALKMIIYKKIKNFSIVGLACNGDEVISMNTNLNPDIIFLDTMLPGKDGFEVTKIIKKNYKEKLIVLMSIYDNFEYLQRALKAKADDYLLKPIKPEKVIEILNEYLKNNEYMLLDENLSNEYKLNQTLNYIEKNFKKNITLKEVAEYMNYSTAYFSKSFKKYVGVNFNKYITKIRVQEAKRVLRETNISINDLAFEMGYNEPNYFCKVFKKEEGMTPSEYREKV; via the coding sequence ATGTGTAAAATATTAATAGCCTCTGATGATGCTCTAGAACTTGAAGCTTTAAAAATGATTATATATAAAAAGATAAAAAATTTTAGTATTGTTGGATTAGCTTGTAATGGTGATGAAGTAATTAGTATGAATACTAATTTAAATCCAGATATAATTTTCTTAGATACTATGCTTCCAGGAAAAGATGGGTTTGAGGTAACTAAAATTATAAAGAAAAATTATAAAGAAAAATTAATTGTATTAATGAGTATTTATGATAATTTTGAATATTTACAAAGAGCTTTAAAAGCAAAAGCAGATGACTATTTATTAAAACCAATTAAACCAGAAAAGGTTATAGAGATACTAAATGAATATCTAAAAAATAATGAGTATATGCTTTTAGATGAAAACTTATCTAATGAATATAAATTAAATCAAACTTTAAATTATATAGAAAAAAACTTCAAAAAAAACATAACATTGAAAGAAGTAGCAGAGTACATGAATTATAGTACAGCTTATTTTAGTAAGAGCTTTAAAAAATATGTGGGTGTTAATTTTAATAAATACATAACAAAAATAAGAGTACAAGAAGCAAAACGTGTATTAAGAGAAACTAATATTAGCATAAATGATTTGGCATTTGAAATGGGATACAATGAACCTAATTATTTTTGTAAAGTATTTAAGAAAGAAGAAGGTATGACTCCATCGGAGTATAGGGAAAAGGTATGA